The following proteins are encoded in a genomic region of Clarias gariepinus isolate MV-2021 ecotype Netherlands chromosome 12, CGAR_prim_01v2, whole genome shotgun sequence:
- the LOC128534548 gene encoding zinc finger protein 431-like isoform X1 — translation MKSTNKALSVPNTSYEEMKKENDQCFGYGEIFSSQSNLKKDRQVYMREKRYPCSQCGKCFATSNHLGRHERTHTGEKPYPCSQCGKCFTTLCNLRKHQHIHTGKKLYPCLQCGKSFSTSNNLQRHQHIHTGEKPYFCSQCGKSFTFASYFQTHLRIHTGEKPYPCVQCGKSFASSNNLQRHQHIHTGEKPYLCSQCGKSFTNASYFQTHQRIHTGEKPYPCSQCGKCFTTPSNLQTHQRVHTGEKPFPCSQCGKSFTSAGSLQIHQRIHTGEKPYPCLQCGKSFASSNRLQIHQRIHTGEKPYPCSKCGKSFTTAGPLQRHQRIHTGEKPYFCTQCGKSFTSASYFQTHQRIHAGQKPYLCSQCGKSFASSDRLRRHERIHTQEKP, via the coding sequence ATGAAAAGTACTAATAAGGCATTATCTGTTCCAAACACAtcttatgaagaaatgaagaaggAAAATGACCAGTGTTTTGGTTATGGGGAGATATTTAGTTCCCAAAGTAATCTGAAAAAAGATCGGCAGGTTTACATGAGAGAGAAGCGGTATccctgctcacagtgtggaaagtgTTTTGCTACTTCTAATCATCTTGGGAGACACGAGCGtactcacactggagagaagccgtatccctgctcacagtgtggaaagtgTTTTACCACTCTTTGTAACCTACGAAAAcaccagcacattcacacaggaaaGAAGCTGTATCCATGTTTACAGTGCGGGAAAAGTTTTTCTACTTCTAATAATCTTCAGAGACATCAGcatattcacacaggagagaagccctATTTCtgttcacagtgtggaaagagcttTACCTTTGCTAGTTACTTCCAAACACACctgcgcattcacactggagagaagccgtatccatGTGTacagtgcgggaagagttttGCTTCTTCTAATAATCTTCAGAGACATCAGcatattcacacaggagagaagccctATTTAtgttcacagtgtggaaagagcttTACCAATGCTAGTTATTTCcaaacacaccagcgcattcacactggagagaagccgtatccctgctcacagtgtgggaagtgTTTTACCACTCCTAGTAACCTCCAAACACACCAGCgcgttcacacaggagagaagccgtttCCTTGCTCacagtgcgggaagagttttaccTCTGCTGGTAGTCTCCAaatacaccagcgcattcacactggagagaagccgtatccatgtttacagtgtggaaagagttttgctTCTTCTAATCGTCTCCAaatacaccagcgcattcacactggagagaagccgtatccatGTTCAAAGTGCGGAAAGAGCTTTACCACTGCTGGTCCCCTCCAaagacaccagcgcattcacactggagagaagccctATTTCTGtacacagtgtggaaagagcttTACCTCTGCTAGTTACTTCcaaacacaccagcgcattcacgcCGGACAGAAGCCGTATCTCTGCTCacagtgcgggaagagttttGCTTCTTCTGATCGTCTTCGAAGACACGAACGCATTCACACACAAGAGAAGCCGTAA